Proteins encoded together in one Desulfosporosinus meridiei DSM 13257 window:
- a CDS encoding nitrite reductase, protein MTELRRDISYQWTGESVECSSEIHWAIEEQANGVFAVIVNSPGGILTGKQVRVLAEIVGDDGVIKNTRRMTSLLLIPKEKVAQALEKIQEVGLRVANLHKSVRNITSCPGKGFSSNSRGDTLELARLLDEEFYGTILPWDFKIGISGCPRNCTGVQCNDLGLMAEPRGKYSLWLGGKESGMDPVHGVLIRKGIPREQVIPVVRRILDTYNSKAEEYKEELGPRARLYRVIEKTGLELFKTKVEELLSN, encoded by the coding sequence GTGACTGAACTTCGACGAGATATTAGTTATCAATGGACAGGCGAATCAGTAGAATGTTCAAGTGAAATTCATTGGGCTATTGAGGAACAAGCCAATGGAGTTTTTGCTGTTATTGTTAATTCTCCCGGCGGAATCTTAACCGGCAAGCAAGTGCGTGTTTTGGCCGAGATCGTAGGCGATGATGGAGTTATCAAGAACACCCGCCGGATGACCTCGCTTTTGCTTATTCCTAAAGAAAAGGTCGCTCAAGCTTTAGAGAAGATTCAAGAGGTGGGGCTTCGGGTAGCAAATTTGCATAAAAGTGTTCGCAATATTACTTCCTGCCCAGGTAAGGGGTTTTCCTCGAATTCACGGGGAGATACTTTAGAGCTGGCCAGGCTGCTGGATGAAGAGTTTTATGGAACGATTCTCCCTTGGGATTTTAAAATTGGGATTTCGGGCTGTCCTCGAAATTGTACAGGTGTCCAGTGCAACGATCTTGGACTGATGGCTGAGCCCAGAGGAAAATATTCTCTTTGGCTTGGCGGCAAAGAGTCAGGAATGGATCCTGTACACGGAGTCTTAATCCGTAAAGGAATCCCACGAGAACAGGTGATCCCTGTCGTAAGGCGAATTTTGGATACTTATAACTCAAAGGCTGAGGAATACAAGGAAGAACTCGGCCCTCGAGCTCGTCTTTATCGAGTTATTGAGAAGACTGGACTTGAATTATTTAAAACTAAGGTTGAAGAATTACTAAGCAACTAG
- a CDS encoding O-methyltransferase yields the protein MFYPFEMEQYLETLLGERDPLLREMEEQALRETIPVVTPMVGNFLNLLVHMSKAQAVLEVGTAIGYSTIWLARAAKETGGHVTTIDMNKDRLFRAQEYIKRAELTNHVTALEGDARKILKTLDSMFDFVFIDAAKGEYLEYLNLIYPLISPGGLLVVDNVLFRGWVVPGSSFASKYDRMVGGLRQFLQELSSNSDFSTTVLPFGDGVSVSRRIDT from the coding sequence TTGTTTTACCCTTTTGAAATGGAACAATATCTGGAAACACTGTTAGGTGAACGGGATCCTCTGTTGCGTGAAATGGAAGAACAGGCTTTAAGAGAAACAATTCCGGTTGTGACCCCTATGGTTGGCAACTTTCTCAATTTACTGGTACATATGAGTAAGGCACAGGCTGTTCTAGAGGTGGGGACTGCAATTGGTTATTCGACAATTTGGTTAGCCCGGGCAGCTAAAGAGACCGGCGGGCATGTTACCACCATTGATATGAATAAGGATCGTTTATTTCGAGCACAGGAATATATTAAACGTGCGGAACTTACTAATCATGTCACTGCCTTGGAAGGGGATGCTCGGAAAATTCTAAAGACCCTCGATTCAATGTTTGACTTTGTCTTTATTGATGCAGCAAAAGGAGAATACTTAGAGTACTTAAATTTAATTTACCCATTAATTTCCCCGGGGGGACTGCTGGTGGTGGATAATGTCCTCTTTCGGGGCTGGGTCGTGCCGGGAAGCAGCTTTGCTTCTAAATATGATCGTATGGTGGGTGGGTTGCGGCAATTTTTGCAGGAGCTGTCTTCCAACTCGGATTTTTCTACCACAGTATTGCCCTTTGGTGATGGAGTGTCGGTTAGTCGGCGGATAGATACATGA
- a CDS encoding heparan-alpha-glucosaminide N-acetyltransferase translates to MTSKQRFGEIDLLRAIAIVLMVIFHLVYDLREFAGVKINYQDPFWFLLGKTSALLFMFLSGLASGFSRSPIRRGVKVLLLGMGITGVTYLALGDMYVRFGILHFLGVTMILAPFLYSLASSILWALAGASVLLGLWFKKVLVETSLLIPFGLLYKGFGSIDYYPLLPYGSATFLGILAYRHFYAQESEPVFALQLNSKPIIWLSRNSLMIYLVHQPIILFVIFGFKFIR, encoded by the coding sequence ATGACTTCTAAGCAACGTTTTGGAGAAATTGATCTCTTGAGGGCAATCGCCATAGTTTTAATGGTTATATTTCATCTCGTTTATGATTTGAGAGAGTTTGCCGGTGTTAAGATTAACTATCAAGACCCATTTTGGTTTCTGCTCGGAAAAACATCGGCCCTACTTTTTATGTTTCTTTCAGGTCTGGCCAGTGGCTTTAGCAGATCTCCCATCAGGAGAGGAGTTAAGGTATTGCTTTTGGGGATGGGGATTACGGGAGTAACTTACTTAGCGCTGGGAGATATGTACGTACGCTTTGGGATTCTTCATTTCTTAGGTGTAACAATGATTTTAGCACCATTTTTATACTCTCTAGCTTCCTCGATTCTTTGGGCACTTGCGGGTGCTTCTGTCTTGCTGGGGTTATGGTTTAAAAAGGTACTGGTTGAAACAAGTCTTTTGATTCCCTTTGGTCTCTTATATAAGGGGTTTGGGTCGATTGACTATTACCCTCTATTACCCTATGGCAGTGCGACTTTTTTAGGAATTCTTGCTTATCGGCATTTTTATGCTCAGGAATCAGAGCCTGTATTCGCTTTGCAGCTCAACTCTAAGCCTATTATCTGGTTGAGCCGAAATTCTTTAATGATTTATTTGGTGCATCAACCCATTATTCTCTTTGTCATTTTCGGTTTTAAATTTATCCGATGA
- a CDS encoding Fe-S-containing hydro-lyase: MNGIIRIEAPLTQEKLRFLKVGDNVLINGVIYTGRDAAHKKMVESIERGEELPFDVQDQIIYFVGPTPAKEGQVIGSAGPTTSGRMDAYSPKLISRGLTGMIGKGLRSPEVIEAMKKHGAIYFGAIGGAGALIAKRIVSAEVIAYPELGPEAVRRLVVKDFPVMVIIDHEGNNLYDLGKAQYRRV; the protein is encoded by the coding sequence GTGAACGGAATTATCCGAATTGAAGCGCCGCTAACCCAAGAGAAGCTCAGATTCCTAAAAGTCGGAGACAATGTCTTGATTAATGGGGTTATTTATACAGGGCGAGATGCAGCCCACAAGAAAATGGTTGAATCCATAGAACGAGGGGAAGAACTGCCCTTTGATGTGCAGGATCAAATTATCTACTTTGTAGGCCCGACACCGGCTAAAGAAGGGCAAGTGATTGGTTCCGCCGGGCCAACCACCAGCGGACGCATGGATGCCTATTCCCCCAAGCTTATCTCACGAGGATTAACCGGGATGATCGGTAAAGGTCTTCGCTCGCCGGAAGTGATTGAAGCGATGAAGAAACATGGGGCCATTTACTTTGGGGCAATTGGCGGCGCGGGTGCACTGATTGCTAAACGGATTGTATCAGCAGAGGTTATCGCTTACCCGGAGCTGGGCCCTGAAGCGGTACGGCGTTTAGTGGTTAAAGATTTCCCGGTTATGGTAATCATTGATCACGAGGGCAATAATCTCTATGATCTTGGAAAAGCTCAATACAGAAGAGTGTAA
- a CDS encoding XTP/dITP diphosphatase yields the protein MKIILATQNKGKIRELQELLGDADIEVLSLKDIEDWEDVEEDGITFADNAALKAKAAVKKTGLIALADDSGLEVDALAGSPGVYSARFAGEPKDDERNNDKLLQELKEVADSQRQARFRCALVIATPDGKEFLTEGTVEGQILTERRGRDGFGYDPLFFVPEYQRTMAELTLSEKNRLSHRAQAFRKAIPILQTLKGKS from the coding sequence ATGAAAATAATATTGGCCACTCAGAATAAGGGGAAAATTCGAGAGCTCCAAGAACTGCTTGGAGACGCAGACATTGAAGTGCTTTCGCTAAAAGATATTGAAGACTGGGAAGATGTCGAGGAGGACGGAATAACCTTCGCAGACAATGCAGCCCTCAAAGCGAAAGCCGCGGTTAAGAAAACCGGTTTAATAGCCTTAGCCGACGATTCCGGGCTGGAGGTAGATGCCTTAGCTGGCAGCCCCGGTGTATATTCTGCCCGTTTTGCGGGAGAACCTAAAGATGATGAGCGAAATAATGATAAGCTGCTTCAAGAGTTGAAAGAGGTTGCTGATTCCCAACGACAGGCTCGCTTTCGTTGTGCCTTAGTCATAGCAACTCCGGATGGAAAAGAATTTCTTACAGAGGGCACTGTCGAAGGACAAATCTTAACTGAACGCCGTGGAAGGGACGGATTCGGTTATGACCCTCTCTTTTTTGTGCCGGAGTATCAGCGAACTATGGCCGAGCTGACTTTGAGCGAGAAAAACCGCCTCAGTCACCGGGCCCAGGCATTCCGTAAAGCAATCCCCATCCTTCAAACTCTAAAGGGTAAAAGCTAG
- a CDS encoding HD domain-containing phosphohydrolase, with protein MFEDAFYIRQMWSFSRALDLGLIDEEIERGLDVTLGERHGERVAYIAMRLGRFLGLNKQELVHLTISGLLHDIGAFGYFGEYNGNRHVLERHCLSGALIVERFPSGKTLANAIKHHHETPDPMYGALGAPNEEVTIMARILSLSDQVDLMLKRKLASRRQREEIIEWINDQTGTLFFPEVAQAFRQVAKKEAFWLDLEQPDLLQIALGLLFDQWSLPATRELEISFTYRLAETFADLIDQKSKFTARHSRSVATTVERLAKGVGWEEIRLHEIYVAGLLHDLGKLSIPRKILDKPGSLDPAEVDIIRTHTYYTHRLLTEAGLPTRIVEWAAHHHERLDGRGYPFALGEKDLDEGARLMAIADIFAALTEDRPYRPAMSSGEALAIIERGMGTILDPGLIKVARRVL; from the coding sequence TTGTTTGAAGATGCTTTCTACATTCGACAGATGTGGAGCTTTTCCCGGGCACTTGATCTGGGTTTGATCGATGAAGAAATTGAAAGAGGCTTGGATGTTACCTTGGGAGAGCGACATGGAGAACGAGTTGCTTATATTGCCATGCGTCTTGGTCGTTTCCTGGGGCTCAACAAGCAAGAGCTTGTTCATCTTACAATTTCGGGACTGCTTCATGACATAGGGGCATTCGGATACTTCGGTGAATATAACGGGAACAGACATGTCCTCGAGAGACATTGTTTGTCCGGCGCTCTGATTGTAGAGCGTTTTCCCTCCGGCAAAACCCTGGCCAATGCAATTAAACATCACCATGAAACACCTGATCCTATGTACGGTGCTTTAGGTGCTCCGAACGAAGAAGTAACCATAATGGCCCGAATTTTGTCCTTATCGGATCAAGTGGATCTTATGCTAAAACGGAAGTTAGCCAGTCGTCGACAGAGAGAAGAAATTATTGAATGGATTAATGATCAAACGGGGACATTATTTTTCCCGGAAGTAGCGCAGGCCTTTAGGCAAGTTGCTAAGAAAGAGGCCTTTTGGTTAGATTTAGAGCAGCCGGATCTGCTACAAATAGCCCTAGGACTCTTATTTGATCAGTGGTCGTTGCCAGCCACTCGGGAATTAGAGATTAGTTTCACTTATCGCTTGGCGGAAACCTTCGCTGATCTGATTGACCAAAAAAGCAAGTTTACAGCACGTCACTCTCGTTCGGTTGCCACAACAGTTGAACGTTTAGCTAAAGGGGTCGGATGGGAAGAAATACGGTTACATGAGATTTATGTGGCAGGATTACTACATGACTTGGGCAAGCTATCAATTCCCAGGAAGATTTTAGATAAACCCGGATCTCTTGATCCGGCTGAAGTAGATATAATCAGGACGCATACATATTATACACACCGCTTGTTGACTGAAGCAGGCTTGCCTACACGTATCGTAGAATGGGCAGCTCATCATCATGAACGACTTGATGGCAGAGGGTATCCCTTCGCCTTGGGAGAAAAAGATCTTGATGAAGGTGCCCGTTTAATGGCAATCGCCGATATTTTTGCAGCGTTAACTGAGGATCGACCTTATCGACCTGCTATGAGTTCAGGTGAGGCTCTAGCTATAATTGAGCGCGGAATGGGGACGATATTGGATCCGGGTCTGATTAAAGTGGCTAGACGGGTACTTTAG
- a CDS encoding globin-coupled sensor protein, with the protein MINLHQFSLDEAVRLLRIDGEQLTLLKEIRPIIEQDSEEIIRNFYAHVTTLPNLKAIIDRFSSVEKLKVTMKKYLFSLFPDKLDEEFLQWRVTIGEVHSRINLPPFYYLSANQAFCDEIIPRIFKHYRKKTDLAIRASLAFQRILSFDQQVVMASYIQSYMTEIDKKAELEKALTEIDSLQRSVSEASQALAATSEETAASAAEMNQATAQISGNASEAAEFSRQVDVLAQEGVRKIQAISDTILRLAGMTAEMQDKMSELDKSSARIASVTDVIKEIASQTNLLALNAAIEAARAGDSGRGFGVVAEEVKKLANHSEQSVKEISALITITKQNTVAVNNSIAQTTEAMQGAASEAGQVVDRFGEIMAAINASIKQVQGIAQQIDALSFTASQIGAASEDVANSATSLAQMGLRD; encoded by the coding sequence TTGATAAATTTGCATCAATTTAGTTTGGATGAAGCTGTAAGATTACTGAGAATTGATGGAGAACAGTTGACCCTTCTCAAAGAGATTCGACCAATTATTGAGCAAGATTCTGAAGAAATTATCCGCAATTTCTACGCTCATGTAACGACTTTACCGAATTTAAAAGCAATCATTGACCGATTTTCTTCGGTAGAAAAGCTGAAAGTGACTATGAAAAAGTATTTGTTTTCACTCTTTCCCGATAAGCTTGATGAAGAGTTTTTGCAGTGGAGAGTTACGATCGGGGAAGTTCATAGTCGAATTAACTTGCCGCCCTTTTACTATTTAAGCGCCAATCAAGCGTTTTGTGACGAGATTATTCCCCGGATTTTTAAACACTATCGTAAGAAAACTGACCTGGCCATTCGGGCTAGTTTAGCCTTTCAACGCATCCTGAGTTTTGACCAGCAAGTGGTTATGGCTAGTTATATCCAGTCTTATATGACGGAAATTGACAAGAAGGCTGAGCTAGAGAAGGCTTTAACAGAAATAGACAGCTTACAACGCAGTGTTAGTGAAGCCAGCCAAGCTTTAGCTGCAACCTCGGAAGAAACTGCAGCCTCGGCAGCAGAAATGAATCAAGCAACCGCTCAAATCTCGGGCAATGCCTCTGAGGCGGCAGAATTTTCCCGTCAGGTGGATGTCTTGGCTCAAGAGGGGGTTCGAAAGATTCAAGCCATCTCGGACACAATTTTGCGCTTGGCCGGTATGACTGCTGAAATGCAAGATAAAATGAGCGAACTTGATAAAAGTTCTGCCCGGATAGCCTCTGTAACAGATGTGATTAAGGAGATTGCTTCTCAAACTAATCTTTTGGCCTTAAATGCGGCTATCGAAGCGGCTCGGGCCGGGGATAGCGGCAGAGGTTTCGGAGTAGTAGCTGAGGAAGTCAAAAAACTCGCTAACCACTCTGAACAATCCGTTAAAGAAATCAGCGCCTTAATCACAATAACCAAACAAAATACCGTTGCCGTAAATAACTCAATTGCCCAGACAACTGAGGCCATGCAGGGCGCTGCCTCAGAGGCGGGGCAAGTAGTAGATCGTTTCGGGGAAATAATGGCTGCCATCAACGCCAGCATCAAGCAAGTACAGGGAATCGCTCAACAGATTGATGCTTTATCCTTTACCGCCAGCCAAATTGGAGCGGCATCTGAAGACGTTGCTAATTCAGCAACATCACTTGCGCAAATGGGATTGCGCGATTAG
- a CDS encoding fumarate hydratase, translated as MKEITVEEIISAVENLCIEANYNLGSDIMAGFQQALKEEPSPLGQEVLERLIENAEIAKEERVPMCQDTGMAVLFVSIGQDLHVVGGGLTEAINEGVRRGYDKGYLRKSVVKDPFDRVNTGDNTPAVIHYDIVPGEELRLIVAPKGFGSENMGGLKMCKPSEGLEGAMQFVVDTVDRAGGNPCPPIIVGVGVGGTMEKATFLAKKGLLREVGKHNSEERLAKIEEELLDRINRLGIGPQGFGGVTTALAVNLEVYPTHIAGMPVAVNIGCHATRHKEIVLQGRNAQ; from the coding sequence ATGAAGGAAATAACTGTCGAAGAAATAATTTCTGCCGTGGAAAATCTTTGTATTGAAGCAAATTACAACTTGGGTTCTGACATAATGGCCGGGTTTCAGCAAGCTTTAAAGGAGGAGCCCTCTCCATTAGGTCAAGAAGTACTGGAACGCCTAATCGAGAACGCAGAAATTGCTAAAGAGGAAAGAGTTCCCATGTGTCAAGACACAGGGATGGCTGTACTCTTCGTGAGTATTGGTCAAGACCTCCATGTAGTGGGGGGAGGCCTGACCGAGGCCATCAATGAAGGGGTTCGGCGTGGGTATGATAAAGGTTACTTGCGCAAATCTGTTGTCAAAGATCCCTTTGATCGGGTTAATACCGGTGATAACACCCCGGCAGTTATTCATTACGATATTGTCCCGGGTGAGGAATTACGCCTGATAGTGGCTCCCAAGGGATTTGGCAGCGAGAACATGGGTGGCTTAAAGATGTGTAAGCCTTCCGAAGGACTTGAAGGGGCGATGCAATTTGTTGTGGACACCGTTGATCGCGCAGGTGGAAATCCCTGCCCTCCCATTATTGTGGGGGTGGGTGTAGGCGGAACCATGGAAAAAGCTACTTTCTTAGCTAAAAAAGGTTTATTAAGAGAAGTAGGCAAGCATAATTCTGAGGAACGTCTGGCCAAGATCGAAGAAGAGTTATTAGATCGTATCAATCGCTTAGGGATTGGGCCCCAAGGGTTTGGCGGAGTTACTACCGCACTGGCGGTCAACTTAGAAGTATATCCCACCCATATTGCCGGAATGCCTGTCGCAGTAAACATTGGCTGTCACGCCACTCGGCATAAGGAAATCGTCTTACAAGGGAGGAATGCCCAGTGA
- the rph gene encoding ribonuclease PH codes for MQRSYSRGNDHLRPVKITRKFTNIPEGSVLIEIGETRVLCTASVEEKVPHFQKGSGKGWVTAEYSMIPRATQTRTQREASKGKLTGRTMEIQRLIGRALRSVIDLKKLGERTIWLDCDVLQADGGTRTAAITGAYVALVDAVQYLLDKKLLKTNPIEDSLAAVSVGKVQGNAVLDLDYEEDSQAEVDMNIVMTGAGKFVEIQGTAEDIPFDREDLNNFLELAEKGIRSLMDAQKAAAETSV; via the coding sequence ATGCAACGTTCTTATAGTCGAGGAAATGATCATTTACGTCCGGTGAAAATCACTCGAAAGTTTACAAACATCCCCGAAGGTTCGGTTCTTATAGAGATCGGAGAAACCAGGGTTTTGTGCACTGCCAGCGTCGAAGAAAAAGTACCGCATTTTCAGAAGGGATCAGGGAAAGGCTGGGTTACAGCAGAATATTCCATGATTCCTCGCGCAACCCAAACTCGGACTCAGCGTGAGGCCAGTAAAGGCAAGCTCACCGGCCGAACTATGGAGATCCAACGTTTAATCGGTCGTGCTTTGCGATCGGTTATTGACTTGAAGAAACTTGGCGAACGTACAATTTGGCTTGATTGTGACGTCCTCCAAGCGGACGGCGGAACCCGAACAGCGGCAATTACCGGAGCTTATGTGGCCTTAGTCGATGCAGTTCAATATTTGCTGGATAAGAAACTTCTTAAAACAAATCCGATAGAGGATAGCTTAGCTGCAGTTTCCGTGGGTAAGGTTCAGGGAAATGCAGTTTTAGACTTAGACTATGAAGAAGATTCTCAGGCGGAAGTGGATATGAATATTGTCATGACAGGTGCAGGAAAGTTCGTGGAGATCCAAGGAACGGCAGAAGATATTCCCTTTGATCGCGAGGATCTGAATAATTTTTTAGAACTTGCTGAAAAGGGGATACGTTCCCTAATGGATGCTCAGAAAGCTGCGGCGGAGACATCTGTATGA
- a CDS encoding cell wall-binding repeat-containing protein, whose protein sequence is MKKNSLRLLTLVLCFFFAVLIVPKVTLAASIPSAPTDLTASAESSSEIYLDWDSVSDAASYYVYRATSSSGTYSKIATTTTSRYTDSDLRSETTYYYKVVSVNSAGTTSAYSSRTSETTLDSDDDDEDDSLSAPKNLTATAESSSEIYLDWDSVSAATSYYVYRSTTSSGTYSKIGTATSSRYTDSDLDEDTTYYYKVKTVRNSKTSEFSSKDYAKTLDEDEDDDEDDSLSAPTDLTATAESSSEIYLDWDSVSEATSYYVYRSTTSSGTYSKIGTATSSRYTDSDLDEDTTYYYKVKTVRNSKTSEYSSKDYAKTLDSDEDDDEDDSLSAPTDLTARAESSSEIYLDWDSVSDATSYYVYRSTTSSGTYSKIATATSSKYTDSDLKSDTTYYYKVKAVRNSKTSEYSSRDYATTDKSDESDLSTPTDLTARAEGSSKIYLDWDSVSEATSYYVYSSTTSSGAYSKISSTTTSNYTDTGLSPNTTYYYKVTAVNNWSSSSYSSSAYATTAKTDGTTTPSQPSSDIQSDRLAGEDMYGTSAEVAKSGWTTSYYAVIVSGENFSDALCSAPLAQKYNAPLLLTTKNSLHEQTKTQLERLKVKKVIIIGGTGIISSGVEQSIKDLGIGVTRIAGTDKYDTSIKIAQAMGEFDQAVIASGETFPDALSIAPIAAMKGMPILLTPKDKLPANIEGFLEKNVQSTYVVGGTGIISDNVLKQLPSPRRLSGNTRYDTNVSIIKEFADQLDFSTCYVSTGENYADALAGAALASITNSPVFLVSDPVDPVTINFFKSKIRSIKKEVIFGGIVVVPNSILINIDQKDYDDYDTPTAPKGLKATAVSSSQINLSWDSVSDATSYYVYGATSSSGTYSHIATVSTTSYTNTGLWADTTYYYKVRAVNSAGSSPDSAMDYAKTDLPD, encoded by the coding sequence ATGAAAAAAAACAGTCTGAGATTATTAACCCTAGTACTTTGTTTCTTTTTTGCTGTCCTAATAGTCCCGAAAGTAACCCTTGCGGCGAGTATTCCTTCAGCACCCACCGACCTTACGGCCAGTGCCGAAAGCTCCAGTGAAATTTATTTGGATTGGGACTCTGTCAGTGACGCAGCATCCTATTATGTCTATAGGGCAACTTCGTCGTCAGGTACTTATTCCAAGATCGCCACAACCACAACCTCTCGTTATACAGACTCCGATTTGAGATCGGAAACTACCTATTATTACAAAGTAGTTTCAGTAAACAGTGCCGGTACAACAAGCGCCTACTCTTCTCGAACCTCTGAAACTACCCTGGACTCTGATGACGATGATGAAGATGACTCCCTGTCAGCACCAAAAAATCTAACCGCCACCGCCGAAAGCTCCAGCGAAATCTATTTGGATTGGGATTCGGTCAGTGCGGCAACATCTTACTATGTTTACAGATCAACCACATCATCAGGTACCTACTCTAAGATTGGGACAGCCACATCCTCCCGCTATACAGACAGTGATTTAGACGAGGACACCACTTATTACTATAAGGTCAAGACGGTTAGGAACTCAAAAACAAGCGAGTTTTCTTCGAAGGACTATGCTAAGACCCTAGACGAAGACGAAGATGACGATGAAGATGACTCATTGTCAGCCCCAACAGATCTTACCGCCACCGCCGAAAGCTCCAGCGAAATTTATCTGGATTGGGATTCGGTCAGTGAGGCAACATCCTATTATGTTTACAGATCAACCACATCATCGGGCACCTACTCTAAGATTGGCACAGCCACATCCTCTCGTTATACAGACAGTGATTTAGACGAGGACACCACTTATTACTATAAGGTCAAGACTGTTAGGAACTCAAAAACAAGTGAATATTCTTCCAAAGACTATGCCAAGACCCTGGATTCTGATGAAGATGACGACGAAGATGACTCATTGTCAGCCCCAACAGACCTTACGGCCAGGGCCGAGAGCTCCAGCGAAATCTATCTGGATTGGGATTCAGTCAGTGACGCAACATCTTATTATGTGTACAGATCAACGACTTCGTCGGGAACCTACTCTAAGATTGCGACAGCGACATCCTCAAAATATACAGACAGTGATTTGAAATCAGATACCACCTATTACTATAAAGTTAAGGCTGTTAGGAACTCAAAAACGAGTGAATATTCTTCTAGAGATTACGCAACCACTGATAAATCTGACGAGTCAGATCTATCCACACCTACAGATCTGACCGCAAGGGCCGAGGGTTCCAGCAAAATCTATTTGGATTGGGATTCCGTGAGTGAAGCAACATCCTATTATGTCTATAGCTCGACGACTTCCTCAGGAGCATACTCCAAGATCTCGTCAACAACGACTTCGAACTATACCGATACCGGCTTGTCACCGAATACTACCTATTACTACAAAGTCACTGCTGTAAACAACTGGAGCAGCAGCAGCTATTCCTCCAGTGCTTATGCAACCACTGCTAAGACAGACGGCACTACTACTCCTTCACAACCTTCCTCAGATATCCAGTCTGATCGCTTAGCCGGCGAGGATATGTATGGAACCTCTGCAGAAGTTGCTAAGTCAGGATGGACCACTTCTTACTATGCCGTTATCGTAAGCGGGGAGAACTTCTCGGATGCCTTATGCAGTGCTCCTCTGGCCCAAAAATATAACGCTCCCTTATTACTAACCACTAAGAATAGTTTGCACGAACAAACAAAGACTCAGCTTGAACGTTTAAAGGTGAAAAAAGTAATTATCATCGGTGGAACAGGTATTATATCCTCTGGAGTTGAGCAAAGTATCAAAGACCTAGGGATTGGGGTAACCAGGATCGCCGGGACTGATAAATACGACACATCGATCAAAATTGCCCAGGCAATGGGGGAATTTGACCAAGCGGTGATTGCCAGTGGAGAAACCTTTCCCGATGCTTTATCAATTGCGCCCATAGCTGCCATGAAAGGCATGCCTATTTTGCTTACCCCCAAAGATAAATTGCCTGCAAACATCGAAGGGTTTTTAGAAAAGAATGTTCAAAGCACCTATGTAGTGGGAGGGACAGGGATCATCAGTGATAATGTCCTTAAACAACTTCCCTCTCCCAGAAGATTGAGCGGAAATACCAGGTATGATACAAATGTAAGTATTATTAAAGAATTTGCGGATCAACTCGATTTCAGCACATGTTATGTATCAACCGGGGAAAACTATGCCGATGCCCTAGCCGGGGCCGCCTTAGCCTCTATAACAAATTCCCCTGTGTTTTTAGTCAGTGATCCTGTAGATCCGGTTACCATTAACTTCTTTAAGAGCAAGATTAGGAGTATTAAGAAAGAAGTTATTTTTGGAGGAATAGTTGTTGTACCCAACAGTATTCTAATCAACATTGATCAAAAAGATTATGATGATTACGATACGCCAACCGCTCCGAAAGGGTTAAAGGCAACTGCAGTAAGTTCCAGTCAAATAAATTTAAGCTGGGATTCAGTGAGTGATGCTACATCCTATTATGTTTACGGTGCCACCTCATCTTCCGGAACCTACTCTCATATTGCCACAGTGTCCACCACCAGTTATACGAATACAGGCTTATGGGCGGATACAACCTATTATTACAAGGTAAGAGCGGTAAACAGTGCCGGCTCAAGCCCTGACTCAGCAATGGATTATGCTAAAACGGATTTGCCTGACTAA